The Agromyces mariniharenae genome includes a window with the following:
- a CDS encoding DUF485 domain-containing protein produces MGNEAPSATSTTLAEVDYGAVQASPEFQRLRRTHRSFVFPVLGACLAWYFAYVLLASYAHDFMSTRVFGSVNVAMILGLAQVVTTFAVTMWYVHYANKRLDPLAEEIRDEIETGAFENEEAR; encoded by the coding sequence ATGGGCAACGAGGCCCCGAGCGCCACCAGCACGACCCTCGCAGAGGTCGACTACGGCGCGGTCCAAGCATCACCCGAGTTCCAACGGCTCCGGCGCACGCATCGGAGCTTCGTCTTCCCGGTCCTGGGCGCCTGCCTCGCCTGGTACTTCGCCTACGTGCTGCTCGCGAGCTACGCCCACGACTTCATGTCGACCCGCGTGTTCGGCAGCGTGAACGTCGCGATGATCCTCGGCCTCGCCCAGGTCGTCACGACGTTCGCCGTGACCATGTGGTACGTCCACTACGCGAACAAGCGGCTCGACCCGCTCGCGGAGGAGATCCGCGACGAGATCGAGACCGGCGCG